One Mya arenaria isolate MELC-2E11 chromosome 7, ASM2691426v1 genomic window carries:
- the LOC128241339 gene encoding uncharacterized protein LOC128241339 encodes MAPWEEYLKTIYYDPSHAASFAGTQKLFKVLQREGKYKLGMHRIRKFLHDQESYSLHKPVRRRFQRNHVISAGKDDVWMADLIDMVKFEKWNDAYKYILLVIDTFSKYVWLRPLRRKTGREVADAFADIFEQSGRDPAKQITDKGQEFKAKLVQDHMRKFDVHYFPTQNETKASTSERAILTIKQKLHRYFTDKDNYNYLPVLQDIADSYNNTYHRTITMRPADVKNNNRKK; translated from the exons ATGGCTCCTTGGGAGGAGTATTTAAAGACTATCTACTACGATCCGTCACATGCTGCCAGTTTTGCGGgaactcaaaaactgttcaaagtGTTGCAACGAGAAGGCAAATACAAACTTGGAATGCACAGAATTCGGAAATTTTTGCATGACCAAGAATCGTACAGTCTTCACAAACCCGTGCGACGGCGCTTTCAACGAAATCATGTTATTAGCGCGGGAAAAGACGATGTGTGGATGGCCGATCTCATCGATATGGTCAAGTTTGAAAAATGGAACGACGCCTACAAGTACATTTTGCTGGTGATTGACACATTCTCCAAGTACGTGTGGTTACGCCCTTTACGACGGAAAACGGGTCGGGAAGTCGCAGATGCATTTGCAGACATATTTGAACAGTCTGGTCGAGATCCAGCAAAACAAATTACGGATAAAG GACAAGAGTTTAAAGCAAAACTTGTTCAGGACCACATGCGCAAGTTCGACGTGCATTACTTTCCAACACAGAACGAAACCAAGGCTTCTACGTCGGAGCGAGCTATTTTGACCATCAAACAGAAACTGCACCGCTACTTTACTGACAAAGACAATTACAATTATCTTCCCGTATTGCAAGACATCGCCGATAGTTACAACAATACCTATCATAGAACCATTACTATGCGACCCGCCGAcgtcaaaaacaataacaggaAGAAGTGA